In Polynucleobacter arcticus, the following proteins share a genomic window:
- a CDS encoding NAD+ synthase, whose protein sequence is MNSQKIALAQINPHLGDLPGNAQLISQAAASAYAQGANLVLTPELSLTGYPPEDLLLRPAFIEAADRELNRLILELQQFPGLTVIIGHPKKTAAGLQNYASVILDGKVIAGYAKQELPNHEVFDEVRYFRPGNEACVFEHAGIRYGVILCEDAWHAGPAKQAHEAGAQVLLVLNASPYHLQKEALRIEVLRKQIAVSKMPLVYVNAVGGQDELVFDGGSFALNSAGEVVMAMPQFETALGYVDVNASADLEPGTMVIPSNVEAQAYQALVLGVRDYVQKNRFPGVIIGLSGGVDSALVLAIAVDALGADKVRTVMMASRYTADISWIDAREMAQNLDVQYDEIPISAPVDALEHALAEQFKGLKLDATEENIQARVRGTLLMALSNKTGRLVLTTGNKSEMAVGYCTLYGDMAGGFAVIKDIAKTLVYRLCAYRNSISPIIPERILTRAPSAELRPDQTDQDSLPSYEVLDGIVERYMEQNQSIDQIIDAGFDPESVEKVTHLIKLNEYKRRQAPPGVRVTTRAFGRDWRYPITSQFRA, encoded by the coding sequence GTGAACTCACAAAAGATCGCCCTAGCGCAAATCAACCCACATTTGGGTGATTTGCCTGGCAATGCGCAGCTGATCTCTCAAGCTGCCGCTAGTGCATATGCGCAAGGTGCGAATCTTGTTCTCACGCCAGAGCTCTCCCTTACCGGCTACCCCCCAGAAGATTTACTCTTGCGCCCTGCTTTTATTGAGGCCGCAGATCGCGAGCTCAACCGCCTCATACTTGAACTCCAACAATTTCCGGGGCTCACTGTCATTATTGGCCATCCCAAAAAGACCGCTGCAGGATTGCAAAACTATGCCTCCGTCATTCTCGATGGCAAGGTGATTGCTGGCTATGCCAAGCAAGAGCTACCTAATCATGAAGTATTTGATGAAGTGCGTTATTTCAGGCCGGGCAATGAGGCCTGCGTCTTTGAGCATGCGGGCATTCGATATGGCGTGATTCTTTGTGAAGATGCTTGGCATGCGGGTCCCGCTAAACAAGCTCATGAAGCTGGCGCCCAAGTTTTACTGGTTCTCAACGCCTCACCTTATCACCTCCAAAAAGAGGCTTTACGTATTGAAGTGCTGCGCAAACAGATTGCCGTAAGCAAAATGCCTTTGGTCTATGTTAACGCTGTGGGAGGACAAGATGAATTGGTTTTTGATGGTGGTTCATTTGCTTTAAATAGCGCAGGCGAAGTTGTGATGGCTATGCCGCAGTTTGAGACTGCTCTTGGCTATGTAGATGTCAATGCATCTGCTGATTTAGAGCCAGGAACAATGGTTATTCCTTCTAACGTGGAAGCTCAAGCTTACCAAGCGCTTGTTTTAGGTGTGCGCGACTATGTTCAGAAGAATCGTTTTCCAGGAGTCATTATTGGCCTCTCCGGAGGTGTTGACTCCGCATTAGTGCTGGCAATTGCAGTAGATGCTTTAGGTGCAGATAAAGTGCGTACCGTCATGATGGCCTCACGCTATACCGCCGACATCTCCTGGATCGATGCTAGAGAAATGGCCCAAAATCTGGACGTTCAATACGATGAGATTCCGATTAGCGCACCGGTTGATGCTCTAGAGCATGCCTTGGCTGAGCAGTTCAAAGGCCTCAAGCTGGATGCCACTGAAGAGAATATTCAGGCGCGAGTGCGCGGTACTCTACTAATGGCCCTCTCCAATAAAACTGGCCGCCTCGTTCTCACTACTGGCAATAAGAGTGAGATGGCAGTGGGCTACTGCACTTTATATGGCGATATGGCTGGCGGCTTCGCCGTTATTAAGGATATCGCCAAGACCTTGGTATATCGATTGTGTGCCTACCGCAACAGTATTAGCCCAATTATTCCAGAACGCATTCTGACGCGCGCTCCCTCCGCAGAATTACGTCCCGATCAGACCGATCAAGATAGCCTACCGTCGTATGAAGTATTGGATGGGATCGTAGAGCGTTATATGGAACAAAATCAATCCATTGACCAAATTATTGATGCTGGGTTTGATCCCGAGAGTGTTGAAAAAGTGACCCACCTAATAAAGCTCAACGAGTACAAGCGTCGCCAAGCGCCTCCTGGTGTACGGGTAACCACAAGGGCTTTTGGGCGTGACTGGCGTTATCCTATTACCTCTCAATTTAGAGCCTAA
- a CDS encoding response regulator transcription factor, which produces MTKAGHIYLIDDDESMRTSLSRMLKDVGYVVEDFSSAVTFLEHSLPVAPAVILLDMQMPDVTGLDLQEKLLKIGRKTPIVFVSGQSHPHQIVKSLKQGAVDFLFKPFNLDDLLKAVADALEFDRRQLKRISKEVETKKDFATLTPREKEVCFWLVKGLLNKDIAVKLGTTDATIKVHKARVMDKMNVESVQTLVAKYLESDLENTQNT; this is translated from the coding sequence ATGACTAAAGCTGGCCATATCTACCTAATTGACGACGACGAGTCCATGCGAACCTCCTTGTCTAGGATGCTCAAAGATGTGGGTTATGTAGTGGAGGACTTTTCCTCGGCAGTGACATTTTTAGAGCATTCGCTACCGGTAGCTCCAGCAGTCATTCTGTTGGATATGCAAATGCCAGATGTGACAGGGCTTGATTTGCAGGAAAAACTACTAAAAATAGGCCGAAAAACCCCGATTGTCTTTGTAAGCGGGCAGAGCCATCCTCATCAGATTGTGAAAAGTCTTAAACAGGGGGCTGTCGATTTTCTCTTCAAGCCCTTCAACTTGGATGATTTGCTGAAGGCTGTTGCCGATGCCTTGGAGTTTGATAGACGCCAGCTCAAGCGTATTTCCAAGGAGGTAGAGACGAAAAAAGACTTCGCCACTTTAACCCCTAGAGAGAAAGAAGTATGCTTTTGGCTAGTGAAGGGATTGCTTAACAAGGATATTGCCGTCAAACTAGGAACAACGGACGCAACCATTAAGGTGCATAAGGCTAGAGTGATGGATAAGATGAATGTGGAATCTGTGCAAACATTGGTCGCAAAATACCTTGAATCTGATCTTGAAAACACTCAGAATACCTAG
- the ppa gene encoding inorganic diphosphatase, which translates to MSYDKVSPGKKIPETFNVIIEIPMNADPVKYEVDKETGCLFVDRFMGTAMHYPCNYGYIPKTVAGDGDPVDVLVITPFALVPGSVISCRAIGMLEMEDEGGQDAKLLAVPEDKILPIYKNLQKPEDVNELLLAQIQHFFEHYKDLEKGKWVKVKGWTGVAGAHKEILDGIEGYAKSQQ; encoded by the coding sequence ATGAGTTACGACAAGGTCAGCCCAGGTAAGAAAATCCCAGAAACATTCAACGTCATTATTGAGATCCCAATGAATGCGGATCCAGTGAAGTATGAAGTGGATAAAGAAACTGGTTGCCTATTCGTAGATCGCTTCATGGGAACAGCAATGCACTACCCATGCAATTATGGTTACATCCCAAAAACAGTTGCTGGTGATGGCGATCCTGTAGACGTACTCGTCATTACCCCGTTTGCATTGGTGCCAGGCTCAGTCATTAGTTGCCGCGCTATCGGCATGTTAGAGATGGAAGATGAAGGCGGGCAAGATGCAAAGTTGTTAGCCGTTCCAGAAGACAAGATTTTGCCAATTTATAAAAATTTGCAGAAACCAGAAGATGTCAATGAATTGCTCCTCGCCCAAATTCAACACTTCTTCGAGCACTACAAAGATCTCGAAAAAGGTAAGTGGGTGAAAGTAAAAGGTTGGACTGGTGTTGCAGGTGCCCATAAAGAAATTTTGGACGGCATCGAAGGCTACGCTAAGTCACAGCAGTAA
- a CDS encoding helix-turn-helix domain-containing protein, translating into MKKITRVSVDLNDPSSFPKGFVDKKLLDATSERLIKLHQQQDDADAMMDAAQYAKGVRERIGLSQQEFSKRIEVSLETIRNWEQGKRSPTGAAKALLKILDRAPEIALLALSA; encoded by the coding sequence ATGAAGAAAATCACTCGAGTTAGCGTGGATCTGAATGATCCCAGCAGCTTTCCTAAGGGCTTTGTAGATAAAAAATTACTGGATGCGACGTCAGAGCGCCTGATTAAATTGCACCAGCAGCAAGATGATGCAGATGCCATGATGGATGCTGCTCAATATGCAAAAGGGGTGCGCGAGAGAATTGGCTTATCTCAGCAAGAGTTCTCAAAGCGGATCGAGGTTTCTTTGGAGACTATTCGCAACTGGGAGCAAGGAAAGCGCAGCCCCACTGGCGCAGCAAAAGCTTTGTTGAAAATTTTGGATAGAGCGCCGGAGATTGCATTACTCGCTCTGAGTGCTTGA
- the glnK gene encoding P-II family nitrogen regulator, whose translation MKLITSIIKPFKLDEVREALAEVGVTGLTVTEVKGFGRQKGHTELYRGAEYVVDFLPKVKVEVVVADDRVEGAIEAITKAARTGKIGDGKIFVSPIEQAIRIRTGETNDSAV comes from the coding sequence ATGAAGCTAATCACATCCATTATTAAGCCGTTCAAACTTGACGAAGTTCGTGAAGCCTTAGCTGAAGTAGGCGTCACTGGACTCACTGTTACCGAGGTCAAAGGATTTGGCCGCCAAAAAGGGCACACTGAGCTCTATCGTGGCGCCGAGTATGTAGTCGACTTTTTACCTAAAGTTAAAGTGGAAGTCGTGGTTGCTGATGACCGCGTTGAAGGGGCAATCGAGGCAATTACTAAAGCCGCACGCACAGGAAAAATTGGGGATGGCAAGATTTTTGTTAGCCCAATTGAGCAAGCGATTCGTATTCGCACTGGCGAAACGAACGACTCAGCAGTTTAA
- a CDS encoding helix-turn-helix domain-containing protein translates to MTTNPKLPEIRKEAFTKAREKLGLSTKDLGGMACLSTRQIEQIENGEISSFYGAQIKVTAAKKVAGLLQLNDQDAFDYGVQTLEKKHDAIVELPIAEVKAVKNLKVDAAKKVSTNKVDQKQDTVEAKKQVKEAQLPETGIEEEIKESATKVQAKEVSFTRSAGKTKSTSQKKLLLSLSVFAAIVFSVINLRPLFFADKPAEIILVKEEIVEPVSVATPAEPVPVASVATVAAVASTGAEISTACPPEEGIISYKPDAPRKAADVVYIQVKAKQVVCVSDASGKVQNRMIEPGVGASFNGRPPFKVLTNSLAQAEVFFQGAKVRLSNPNVKTLILEASEVMVPSSDRTDSQLR, encoded by the coding sequence GTGACTACTAATCCAAAGCTCCCCGAGATTCGCAAGGAGGCCTTTACAAAGGCTCGAGAGAAGCTCGGCTTAAGCACCAAGGATTTGGGTGGTATGGCTTGCCTTTCCACCCGCCAAATTGAGCAAATCGAAAATGGTGAGATAAGTTCTTTTTACGGTGCTCAAATTAAAGTCACCGCTGCCAAGAAAGTAGCCGGACTCCTCCAGTTAAATGATCAAGATGCGTTTGACTATGGCGTGCAAACTTTAGAGAAAAAGCATGACGCAATAGTGGAGCTGCCGATAGCGGAGGTGAAGGCAGTCAAGAATCTAAAGGTGGATGCGGCTAAAAAAGTTTCCACCAATAAGGTAGATCAAAAACAAGATACTGTCGAAGCAAAAAAGCAGGTGAAGGAGGCTCAGTTACCCGAAACAGGAATTGAAGAAGAAATAAAAGAGTCCGCCACAAAAGTGCAAGCTAAAGAAGTGTCATTTACCAGATCAGCAGGTAAGACAAAATCGACTTCACAAAAAAAGCTTTTACTTAGTCTGAGTGTATTTGCCGCTATCGTATTTTCGGTAATCAACTTACGACCATTATTTTTCGCAGACAAGCCAGCAGAAATCATCCTTGTTAAGGAAGAGATTGTTGAGCCAGTTTCTGTAGCAACTCCAGCGGAGCCGGTACCAGTTGCTTCAGTAGCGACGGTAGCTGCGGTTGCCTCCACCGGTGCTGAGATTTCAACCGCTTGTCCTCCTGAGGAGGGCATCATTAGCTATAAGCCAGATGCGCCTCGCAAAGCAGCTGACGTGGTTTACATTCAAGTGAAAGCAAAGCAAGTAGTTTGTGTGAGCGATGCTTCCGGAAAGGTCCAAAACAGGATGATAGAGCCAGGAGTGGGTGCATCTTTTAATGGTAGGCCACCATTTAAAGTGCTCACTAATAGTCTTGCTCAGGCAGAAGTATTTTTTCAGGGCGCGAAGGTGCGTCTTTCAAATCCGAATGTCAAAACACTGATTTTGGAAGCTTCTGAAGTAATGGTTCCGTCTTCGGATCGGACGGATTCTCAGTTACGCTAA
- the serS gene encoding serine--tRNA ligase: MIDPQLLRKDISAVAARLATRKFQLDVEKFNTLESERKSLQTRTEELQAKRNQLAKAIGMKKGKGEDATAEMAEATQINVDMESGAARLAILQVEIADFLMGIPNLPDDAVPVGKDEADNQEVKRWGVIPEFAFPIKDHVDLGAPLGLDFESAAKISGSRFAVLKGPVARLHRALAQFMIDLHTTQHGYEELYVPLMVNAASMRGTGQLPKFEEDLFKVPRQMGGEDGAGEANIENFYLIPTAEVPVTNLVRDTITVAEDLPLKFVAHTPCFRSEAGSYGRDVRGMIRQHQFEKVELVQISKPEESMQLLEELTSHAEKVLELLELPYRKVLLCTGDMGFGSAKTYDLEVWIPSQNAYREISSCSNMGDFQARRMQARFKTGQGKPELVHTLNGSGLAVGRTGVALLENCQLADGSIAIPKVLRPYLGGLEVLKPL; encoded by the coding sequence ATGATTGATCCGCAATTACTCCGCAAAGATATTTCAGCTGTTGCTGCTCGTTTAGCTACGCGTAAATTTCAGCTCGATGTTGAGAAGTTCAACACCTTAGAGTCCGAGCGTAAATCCTTGCAAACTCGTACTGAGGAGCTGCAAGCTAAGCGTAACCAGTTGGCCAAAGCCATTGGTATGAAAAAAGGCAAAGGCGAGGATGCTACTGCGGAGATGGCAGAGGCAACGCAGATTAACGTCGATATGGAATCTGGCGCAGCACGTCTAGCTATTCTGCAAGTGGAGATTGCTGATTTCTTGATGGGTATTCCGAATCTGCCAGATGACGCTGTTCCAGTTGGTAAAGATGAGGCCGACAATCAAGAAGTGAAGCGCTGGGGTGTGATTCCAGAGTTTGCATTCCCCATTAAAGACCATGTGGATCTAGGTGCACCACTGGGTCTTGATTTTGAGTCTGCCGCAAAGATTAGTGGTTCACGCTTTGCAGTGCTTAAAGGCCCAGTTGCTAGACTGCATCGTGCGCTAGCGCAATTTATGATTGACTTGCACACAACTCAACATGGTTACGAAGAGCTGTATGTTCCCTTGATGGTGAATGCGGCATCGATGCGCGGTACCGGGCAGTTGCCTAAGTTCGAAGAGGACTTATTCAAAGTCCCTCGTCAAATGGGTGGTGAAGACGGTGCTGGCGAAGCAAACATTGAAAACTTTTATTTGATTCCGACTGCAGAAGTACCTGTTACCAATTTAGTGCGCGACACGATTACTGTGGCTGAAGATTTACCGCTCAAGTTTGTTGCGCATACCCCATGCTTCAGATCCGAGGCTGGTAGCTATGGCCGTGATGTGCGCGGTATGATCCGTCAACACCAGTTTGAAAAAGTAGAGCTCGTACAAATTTCAAAGCCGGAAGAGTCAATGCAATTGCTTGAAGAGCTAACTTCTCATGCTGAAAAAGTATTGGAATTACTCGAGTTACCTTACAGAAAAGTATTGCTTTGCACAGGTGATATGGGCTTTGGTAGCGCTAAAACTTACGACCTTGAAGTGTGGATCCCCTCACAAAATGCTTACCGTGAAATTAGCTCTTGTTCCAATATGGGAGACTTCCAGGCAAGACGAATGCAGGCTAGATTTAAGACAGGTCAAGGCAAGCCTGAATTGGTGCATACCTTGAATGGCTCCGGCCTCGCAGTAGGTAGAACAGGTGTAGCGCTGCTAGAAAATTGCCAGTTAGCCGATGGCAGTATTGCGATCCCGAAAGTGCTGCGACCTTACTTGGGTGGCTTGGAAGTATTAAAGCCCCTCTAA
- the trxB gene encoding thioredoxin-disulfide reductase: protein MTTNTPTHSKVLILGSGPAGYSAAVYAARANLSPTLITGIAQGGQLMTTTDVENWPADPDGVQGPELMDRFLKHAERFNTNIIFDHIHTAALSEKPIRLVGDSGTYTCDALIISTGASAQYLGLPSEEAFMGRGVSGCATCDGFFYRNQDVCVVGGGNTAVEEALYLTGIAKKVTVIHRRDKFRAEPILNDRLMAKVAEGKVELKLNSTLDEVLGDEKGVTGVRIKKTDGSTEDIAVTGAFIAIGHKPNTELFIGQLDMTNGYLKTHSGLEGNATATNIPGVFAAGDVQDHIYRQAITSAGTGCMAALDAQRYLETLD, encoded by the coding sequence ATGACTACAAATACCCCAACACACTCCAAAGTTCTTATCCTCGGTTCAGGCCCTGCCGGCTACTCAGCTGCAGTGTACGCAGCCCGTGCTAATTTGAGCCCAACACTGATCACTGGCATCGCTCAAGGTGGCCAGTTAATGACCACCACCGATGTAGAGAACTGGCCAGCAGACCCGGATGGGGTCCAGGGCCCGGAGCTCATGGATCGCTTTTTAAAGCATGCTGAGCGTTTTAACACCAACATCATCTTTGATCATATTCATACGGCAGCACTTTCTGAGAAGCCTATACGTTTAGTTGGCGACTCTGGCACTTACACTTGTGATGCCCTCATTATTTCTACCGGTGCCTCCGCTCAGTATCTCGGTCTTCCTAGTGAAGAGGCATTTATGGGTCGCGGCGTCTCTGGTTGCGCGACTTGTGATGGCTTCTTCTATCGCAATCAAGATGTCTGTGTTGTAGGTGGTGGTAATACTGCAGTTGAAGAGGCACTTTATCTCACCGGTATTGCTAAAAAGGTCACCGTGATTCACCGTCGCGATAAGTTCCGTGCAGAACCTATTCTGAATGACCGCCTCATGGCCAAAGTAGCTGAAGGCAAAGTCGAGCTCAAACTGAACTCCACATTGGATGAAGTCCTTGGTGATGAAAAAGGGGTTACTGGTGTACGTATTAAAAAAACAGACGGCAGCACAGAAGATATTGCAGTAACAGGTGCTTTTATTGCTATTGGTCACAAACCCAACACTGAGCTATTTATTGGTCAGCTTGATATGACTAATGGTTACCTGAAGACACACTCTGGTTTAGAGGGCAATGCAACAGCCACCAATATCCCCGGCGTATTTGCCGCAGGCGATGTGCAAGACCATATCTATCGTCAAGCCATCACCAGCGCAGGAACGGGATGTATGGCTGCATTAGATGCCCAGCGTTATTTGGAGACTTTGGATTAA
- a CDS encoding outer membrane lipoprotein carrier protein LolA has translation MYRLFSAAFLGIAILFSGAALSQAESGAEQLRQFVRNSKTAEGEFVQQQLRAPKASEPQDKGLKVIRQTQGRFVFQRPGRFIWDTQKPYEQKLIADGKQLILWDKDLNQATFRPAGQALAATPAAILFGETSLDQHFDLVEGEDRLGMKWVSLVPKKNPNAKNGGDLPYTKISVGMANGLPKALELIDGLGSVVLVTLDKIQLNINLPANRFTFVPPAGAEVLRLN, from the coding sequence TTGTATAGATTATTTTCTGCAGCATTCCTTGGAATAGCTATTTTGTTTTCAGGAGCAGCACTATCGCAAGCTGAAAGCGGTGCAGAGCAGTTGCGTCAATTTGTGCGTAACTCCAAAACGGCTGAAGGGGAATTTGTTCAGCAGCAGTTGCGTGCTCCTAAAGCAAGCGAGCCCCAAGATAAAGGCTTAAAAGTCATCCGCCAAACACAGGGTCGTTTTGTGTTTCAGCGTCCAGGTCGCTTTATCTGGGATACCCAAAAGCCGTATGAGCAAAAACTCATTGCGGATGGTAAGCAATTAATATTGTGGGATAAGGATTTGAATCAAGCTACCTTCAGGCCCGCCGGCCAAGCCTTAGCTGCAACTCCTGCCGCAATTCTGTTTGGTGAAACTTCACTGGATCAACATTTTGATTTAGTTGAAGGTGAAGATCGCCTCGGTATGAAATGGGTTTCTCTTGTGCCCAAAAAAAACCCCAATGCTAAAAATGGGGGCGACTTGCCCTATACCAAGATCTCTGTAGGAATGGCAAACGGTCTACCTAAAGCACTAGAATTAATTGATGGCTTGGGCAGTGTTGTCTTGGTCACTTTGGACAAGATCCAGCTCAACATCAATCTCCCAGCGAATCGCTTTACCTTTGTGCCGCCTGCTGGCGCAGAAGTCTTACGCTTAAACTAA
- a CDS encoding BrnT family toxin, producing the protein MDFEWDMAKSNLCQISRNFDFTYVISIFADPNLLIEKDQRWDYGEERFRALGVIDQKVFVVIYTKRPLAIRVISARRANRREVRLYEENHSS; encoded by the coding sequence ATGGATTTTGAATGGGATATGGCTAAAAGTAACTTATGCCAGATCTCTCGAAATTTTGATTTCACATATGTAATATCAATTTTTGCAGATCCAAATTTGTTGATAGAAAAAGACCAACGTTGGGACTACGGGGAAGAGCGATTTCGGGCGCTAGGCGTCATAGATCAAAAAGTATTTGTAGTCATTTATACAAAGAGGCCGCTAGCAATCAGGGTTATTTCAGCCAGGCGGGCAAATCGTAGGGAGGTGAGGCTTTATGAAGAAAATCACTCGAGTTAG
- a CDS encoding DNA translocase FtsK, which translates to MARSAYPKSKTPLSPQPPQNQGSGRMPRLLMEARWFISCGLCLGLLAILLTYSKADPAWSHASFEVPKNLGGRFGAYLADLLLYIFGISAFWWVVLFGRRVLSGWRELWSIPLPPDPDAKPDSLLMRWLGFGLTLVSSMGLESIRLHSLAWELPRPPGGILGELIGDPLQMTLGFTGSTLFLLFTFCAGLSLFLHFSWLDVAEKVGRSLELAFNRLRERRDSEEDRKLGEAAAEEREEFVEEFRGRVEIAKPVQIVRAPAEIPKSARVEREKQQPLFVDIPDSELPPLALLDPVPEAKETISADVLEFTSRLIERKLAEFNVEVKVIAAYPGPVVTRYEIDPAVGVKGSQIVNLSRDLARSLGVVSMRVVETIPGKTCMALELPNPTRQSVYLSEILSSQVYNDSHSNLTLSLGKDISGSPVVADLAKMPHCLVAGTTGAGKSVGINAMILSILFKAKPDEVRLIMIDPKMLEMAMYDKIPHLLCPVVTDMKQAYNALNWAVNEMERRYKLMSKFGVRNLAGFNKKILEAEEKGEKLTNPFSLTPDDPEPIYKAPVIVIVIDELADLMMVSGKKIEELIARIAQKARAAGIHLVLATQRPSVDVITGLIKANVPTRISFQVSSKIDSRTILDQQGAEALLGMGDMLYMAPGTGLPVRVHGAFVSDDEVHRVVEWLKEKGEANYIDGVLEGADESTIDALTGEGGGEADPLYDQAVAIVLENKRPSISLVQRHLRIGYNRAARLLEDMEKAGLVSKMGNGGNREILHRASE; encoded by the coding sequence ATGGCTAGATCTGCATACCCGAAGTCTAAAACCCCCTTAAGTCCCCAGCCCCCTCAGAATCAAGGGTCGGGTAGGATGCCCCGCCTTCTCATGGAGGCCCGCTGGTTCATCTCTTGCGGTCTTTGCCTGGGCTTATTGGCTATTTTATTGACGTATTCCAAGGCGGATCCCGCCTGGTCACATGCCAGTTTTGAGGTTCCAAAGAACCTGGGAGGCCGTTTTGGGGCCTATTTAGCGGATTTATTGCTGTATATCTTCGGTATTTCTGCATTTTGGTGGGTCGTGCTTTTTGGCCGCCGTGTTCTTAGTGGCTGGCGTGAGCTTTGGAGTATCCCTTTGCCACCAGACCCTGATGCCAAGCCAGACTCCTTGTTAATGCGCTGGCTGGGCTTTGGACTGACTTTAGTGAGCAGTATGGGTCTGGAGTCTATCCGCCTCCATTCCTTGGCCTGGGAGCTTCCACGGCCTCCTGGAGGCATTTTGGGTGAGCTGATCGGCGATCCCTTGCAAATGACCCTCGGTTTTACTGGTTCTACACTGTTTTTACTTTTCACCTTTTGCGCCGGTCTTTCCTTATTCCTCCATTTTTCTTGGTTAGATGTCGCTGAAAAAGTAGGGCGATCTCTTGAGCTGGCTTTCAACCGTTTGCGTGAGCGTCGCGATAGCGAAGAGGATCGCAAGCTCGGCGAGGCTGCTGCGGAAGAGCGTGAAGAGTTTGTTGAAGAGTTTCGCGGGCGCGTTGAAATTGCGAAGCCCGTCCAAATTGTTCGTGCGCCAGCAGAAATTCCAAAAAGTGCTCGAGTTGAGCGTGAGAAGCAACAACCATTGTTTGTAGATATTCCGGATTCAGAATTACCACCTTTAGCTTTGCTTGATCCAGTACCTGAAGCTAAGGAAACCATTTCAGCAGATGTGCTGGAATTTACTTCTCGCTTAATTGAGCGCAAGTTGGCTGAGTTCAATGTAGAAGTCAAAGTCATTGCAGCGTATCCAGGCCCAGTGGTAACTCGTTATGAAATCGATCCTGCTGTTGGTGTGAAGGGTAGTCAGATTGTCAATCTCTCCCGTGATCTAGCCCGGTCCCTTGGCGTAGTGAGCATGCGTGTAGTGGAAACTATTCCAGGTAAGACCTGTATGGCCTTGGAGTTACCAAACCCAACACGTCAATCCGTCTATCTCTCTGAGATTTTGAGTTCACAGGTTTATAACGATAGTCACTCCAACTTAACTCTATCTTTGGGTAAAGATATTTCTGGTAGCCCAGTTGTAGCTGACTTAGCGAAGATGCCGCACTGTTTGGTTGCTGGTACTACTGGTGCTGGTAAGTCGGTTGGTATCAACGCCATGATTCTGTCTATCCTCTTCAAGGCTAAGCCAGATGAAGTGCGACTAATCATGATCGATCCGAAGATGCTAGAGATGGCGATGTATGACAAGATCCCCCATCTTTTGTGCCCAGTAGTTACTGATATGAAGCAAGCTTATAACGCGCTCAATTGGGCCGTCAATGAGATGGAGCGCCGTTACAAACTCATGAGTAAGTTTGGCGTGCGTAACCTTGCCGGATTTAATAAGAAGATATTAGAGGCTGAAGAAAAGGGTGAGAAGCTCACCAATCCATTTAGCCTGACTCCGGATGATCCAGAGCCAATCTATAAAGCGCCAGTAATCGTGATCGTGATCGATGAGTTGGCAGACTTAATGATGGTCTCTGGTAAGAAGATTGAAGAGTTGATAGCGCGTATTGCACAAAAAGCCCGTGCTGCTGGTATTCATTTGGTATTAGCAACACAGCGCCCTAGCGTGGACGTGATTACCGGTCTGATCAAGGCCAACGTGCCAACCCGTATTTCTTTCCAGGTGAGTAGCAAGATCGATAGCCGTACCATTTTGGACCAACAGGGCGCTGAAGCACTCCTCGGCATGGGTGACATGCTCTACATGGCTCCAGGTACTGGATTGCCTGTTCGTGTACACGGTGCTTTTGTTTCGGATGACGAAGTTCATCGTGTAGTGGAGTGGCTTAAAGAGAAGGGCGAAGCCAATTACATCGACGGCGTTCTAGAGGGTGCCGATGAATCTACCATCGATGCATTGACTGGTGAAGGTGGTGGTGAAGCTGATCCTTTGTATGACCAGGCAGTGGCTATCGTTCTAGAAAATAAGCGCCCATCCATTTCCTTAGTGCAGCGCCATTTGCGCATTGGTTATAACCGTGCGGCACGTCTACTTGAGGATATGGAAAAAGCAGGTCTGGTGTCGAAGATGGGTAACGGCGGTAATCGCGAGATTTTGCATCGCGCTTCAGAGTAA